A portion of the Gossypium arboreum isolate Shixiya-1 chromosome 8, ASM2569848v2, whole genome shotgun sequence genome contains these proteins:
- the LOC108468191 gene encoding cytochrome P450 86A22-like: MDGSTALMILSAMVAYLVWFKFISRSLNGPRVWPLLGSLPGLIQNSTCMHEWIADNLRACGGTYQTCIAAIPLLARKQGLVTVTCDPKNLEHILKIRFDNYPKGPTWQAVFHDLLGDGIFNSDGDTWLFQRKTAALEFTTRTLRHAMARWVSRAIKYRFCPILESAQLQGKRIDLQDLLLRLTFDNICGLTFGKDPQTLSPGLPENGFAMAFDRATEATLQRFILPEIVWKLKKWLRLGMEVKLSQSLEHMDKYLSEIINTRKQELVSQHQSGIQHDDLLSRFMKKKESYSDEFLQHVTLNFILAGRDTSSVALCWFFWLVNQNPRVEDKILIEICTILMETRGSDTSKWVDEPLVFEEVDRMIYLKAALSETLRLYPSVPQDSKHVIADDVLPNGTFIPAGSNVTYSIYSTGRMKFIWGEDCLEFKPERWLSEDGKKFETQDSYKFVSFNAGPRICLGKDLAYLQMKSIAAAVLLRHRLTVAEGHRVEQKMSLTLFMKYGLVMDVHPRNLKPVLEKIGKAGEVIASNGNYMRN, translated from the coding sequence ATGGATGGATCTACGGCTCTGATGATCTTATCAGCCATGGTGGCGTATTTAGTGTGGTTCAAGTTTATTTCAAGGTCGCTTAATGGTCCACGTGTTTGGCCCTTATTGGGTAGTCTCCCTGGGCTCATCCAGAATTCTACTTGCATGCATGAGTGGATCGCGGACAATCTCCGCGCGTGTGGTGGCACGTACCAGACTTGCATTGCTGCAATTCCATTATTGGCCCGGAAACAAGGTCTCGTGACTGTCACGTGTGATCCGAAGAATTTGGAGCATATTTTGAAGATCCGGTTCGATAATTACCCTAAGGGGCCTACTTGGCAAGCTGTCTTCCATGATTTGCTCGGTGATGGGATCTTTAATTCTGATGGAGACACGTGGCTGTTTCAGCGGAAGACTGCCGCATTAGAATTTACCACCCGGACGCTGCGCCATGCTATGGCACGGTGGGTTAGCCGAGCCATTAAGTATCGGTTTTGCCCGATTCTTGAATCGGCTCAGCTCCAAGGGAAGCGAATTGATCTTCAAGACTTATTGCTTCGGCTCACTTTTGATAACATATGCGGCTTGACTTTCGGTAAGGACCCTCAAACACTTTCCCCAGGACTTCCAGAGAACGGCTTCGCAATGGCTTTTGATCGAGCCACGGAAGCCACGCTCCAACGCTTTATTTTGCCTGAAATCGTATGGAAGCTGAAGAAATGGCTTCGGCTTGGGATGGAAGTCAAGCTGAGCCAAAGCCTTGAACACATGGATAAATACTTATCCGAAATCATAAATACACGTAAGCAAGAGTTGGTGAGTCAGCATCAAAGTGGGATCCAACACGACGATTTGTTATCccgtttcatgaaaaaaaaagaatCCTATTCAGATGAATTCCTTCAGCACGTGACACTTAATTTCATCCTAGCTGGACGTGACACGTCATCAGTTGCCCTTTGTTGGTTTTTTTGGTTAGTAAATCAAAACCCAAGGGTGGAAGACAAAATTCTCATCGAGATTTGCACTATTCTAATGGAGACACGTGGATCTGACACTTCCAAATGGGTTGATGAACCATTAGTGTTTGAAGAAGTAGATCGAATGATATATCTTAAAGCCGCACTATCTGAAACATTAAGGCTTTACCCATCAGTGCCACAAGACTCAAAGCATGTAATCGCCGATGATGTCTTGCCGAACGGAACATTTATCCCAGCGGGATCAAATGTCACATATTCCATATATTCAACCGGTCGGATGAAATTTATATGGGGCGAAGATTGCTTAGAATTCAAACCAGAAAGATGGTTATCAGAAGATGGCAAAAAATTCGAGACCCAAGATTCATACAAATTTGTTTCTTTCAACGCAGGTCCTAGGATTTGTTTAGGAAAGGATTTAGCTTACCTGCAGATGAAATCAATAGCCGCGGCGGTACTGTTACGCCACCGTCTGACAGTGGCGGAAGGACATCGGGTGGAGCAGAAAATGTCATTAACATTGTTCATGAAATACGGTCTAGTGATGGACGTGCACCCAAGAAATCTAAAGCCTGTACTGGAAAAAATAGGCAAAGCTGGTGAAGTCATTGCCTCTAATGGCAACTATATGAGGAATTAA